In Oreochromis niloticus isolate F11D_XX linkage group LG5, O_niloticus_UMD_NMBU, whole genome shotgun sequence, a single window of DNA contains:
- the traip gene encoding E3 ubiquitin-protein ligase TRAIP, whose amino-acid sequence MPIRAYCTICSDFFDHSRDVAAIHCGHTFHYECLLQWFQTAPTKTCPQCRKQVSTRHIISKLFFDIGGEEESTADPESLQNEVDRVKALLSSKERDLRDKQKMVESLKDSMDKQRRDLDSLRKEIKEKDMLCSALKTQMSYLETQQNEVQAAKEEVRRLRTKLKTFESLDVLLQGQRAEVESMITDMGISQAAVEQLSIYCISLKKEYDNLKGTLKASNDMCEKLKREVLSSNSKLQKATIEVNQTKEDMKSLQSDLTCADKEISSLKKKVEFLQKSLSTPTRTNEAVSRLIFESPAPLELELKQPRLHHPADSEDIDLNMTYDITTPDDGAKRPMRVPLKKMRLDPPVTSVSKHSEKTSALSKNRDEDLDPFLRNSLLFRKKTFGSMLEPQRKPGAVRTGYDGLGGRTKFIQPSPLSQIRPLVKAKRKKVTRPPSKTATCLTLDDFLE is encoded by the exons ATGCCTATTCGAGCATATTGCACTATTTGCTCGGATTTCTTTGATCACTCCAGAGATGTTGCTGCCATTCACTGCGGACACACTTTCCATTATGAATG TCTTCTTCAGTGGTTTCAGACAGCCCCTACAAAAACctgcccacagtgtaggaaacAG GTCAGCACCAGGCACATTATCAGCAAGCTCTTCTTTGACATtggtggagaggaggagagcacGGCTGACCCGGAAAGCTTACAG AATGAGGTTGATAGAGTGAAGGCACTTCTGAGCTCTAAAG AGCGAGACTTGCGGGACAAACAGAAGATGGTGGAGAGTTTAAAGGACTCCATGGACAAGCAGAGGCGAGACCTAGACAGTTTGCGGAAGGAGATTAAAGAAAAGGATATGCTTTGTTCTGCCCTCAAA ACACAGATGTCATACTTGGAGACGCAACAAAATGAAGTTCAGGCTGCCAAGGAAGAAGTCCGGAGATTGAGGACCAAGTTGAAAACATTTGAAAG CTTGGATGTGTTGTTACAGGGCCAGAGAGCAGAGGTTGAGTCCATGATCACAGATATGGGTATCAGCCAGGCAGCAGTGGAGCAGCTCTCAATCTACTGCATCTCTCTGAAAAA AGAGTACGATAACCTCAAAGGAACTTTGAAGGCTTCAAATGATATGTGTGAGAAGCTGAAGAGAGAAGTGCTGTCCTCAAACAGCAAG TTACAAAAAGCTACAATAGAGGTGAATCAGACCAAAGAGGACATGAAGTCTCTGCAGAGCGATCTGACCTGTGCTGACAAAGAAATCTCT AGCCTGAAGAAGAAAGTGGAGTTTCTTCAGAAATCTCTGAGCACACCAACGAGGACAAACGAAGCCGTCAGTCGGCTCATCTTTGAAAG CCCTGCCCCACTGGAGCTGGAGCTGAAGCAGCCTCGCCTCCACCATCCAGCAGATAGCGAGGACATTGACCTCAACATGACCTACGACATCACTACGCCAGACGACGGGGCCAAGAGACCAATGCGGGTTCCCCTGAAGAAAATGCGTCTCGATCCACCCGT AACGTCTGTATCCAAACACAGTGAGAAAACGTCAGCTTTAAGCAAG AATCGCGATGAAGATCTGGACCCTTTTTTAAGGAACTCCCTCCTCTTCAGGAAGAAAACCTTTGGCAGCATGTTGGAGCCTCAGAGGAAGCCTGGAGCT gtcagaACTGGTTATGATGGATTAGGAGGGCGAACTAAATTCATCCAGCCT TCTCCTTTGTCACAGATTCGTCCACTGGTGAAAGCTAAAAGGAAAAAGGTAACACGGCCCCCATCCAAGACCGCCACTTGCCTGACCCTGGACGACTTCCTCGAGTAA